One window from the genome of Arcobacter sp. CECT 8986 encodes:
- a CDS encoding OmpA family protein: MKNAKIKYISTILVISSLLFTGCAQKNEDLPANQKDEYASTKQGAVMGAFIGALIGMMANGKHKSQNAALGAVLGAGIGGGIGYSVDNQAKQIAKELDTKVDNKPEALTNPDNDLVISNTDKYVKIMLRDKMMFKTGSAIPTQDAALKLEKITNVLRKYPDTIVQVVGFTDSRGTYEYNQKLSEQRAKNVGDRIYNSGIENLIYSKGCSYNKPLVANKTKDDMALNRRVEIYLYPNQQSIVDACKAQ, encoded by the coding sequence GTGAAAAATGCAAAGATAAAATACATATCAACAATTTTAGTAATAAGTTCACTTTTATTTACAGGTTGCGCTCAAAAAAATGAGGATTTACCTGCAAATCAAAAAGATGAATATGCAAGTACTAAACAAGGTGCAGTTATGGGGGCATTTATTGGTGCACTTATTGGTATGATGGCAAATGGAAAACATAAAAGTCAAAATGCAGCTTTGGGGGCTGTTTTAGGTGCTGGTATTGGTGGAGGAATTGGTTATTCAGTTGATAATCAAGCAAAACAAATTGCAAAAGAGTTAGATACAAAAGTAGACAATAAACCAGAAGCATTAACAAATCCAGATAATGATTTAGTAATTTCAAATACAGACAAATATGTAAAAATAATGCTAAGAGATAAGATGATGTTTAAAACAGGTTCTGCTATTCCAACTCAAGATGCAGCTTTAAAATTAGAAAAAATCACAAATGTATTAAGAAAATATCCAGATACAATAGTTCAAGTTGTAGGATTTACAGATAGTAGAGGAACATATGAATATAATCAAAAACTATCTGAACAAAGAGCCAAAAATGTTGGTGATAGAATTTATAATAGTGGAATAGAAAATCTTATTTATTCAAAAGGATGCTCATACAATAAACCTTTAGTTGCAAATAAAACAAAAGATGATATGGCATTAAATAGAAGAGTTGAAATATATCTATATCCAAATCAACAATCAATAGTTGATGCTTGTAAAGCACAATAA
- a CDS encoding DUF502 domain-containing protein — protein MFDNIKSYFGHGKNHIFTVILKGLFWLAPIVAITLIILWIYDNINALTKAMFEFIGINPLHHPFLWTIFGVVILALIAYVVGIFVETRLGNFIQKLYSKIPGYQTIKELVNIFNTSKSGEKKVLVVLIKGFTTEGFNIGLMYSTKQSVVKDHYTVTLSMTPIPNGGFMFEVPKDKIFVIEEATFDSNLQYLLSMGVKSLADILNIEPKNIEEFPSLDEYLKK, from the coding sequence ATGTTTGATAATATTAAAAGCTATTTTGGTCATGGAAAAAATCACATCTTTACAGTTATATTAAAAGGACTTTTTTGGTTAGCACCGATTGTTGCTATTACTCTAATAATTCTTTGGATATATGATAATATAAATGCTCTTACTAAAGCAATGTTTGAATTTATAGGAATTAATCCTTTACATCATCCTTTTTTATGGACAATCTTTGGAGTAGTTATTTTAGCACTAATTGCATATGTTGTAGGAATATTTGTTGAGACAAGGTTAGGTAACTTTATTCAAAAACTTTACTCTAAAATTCCTGGATATCAAACTATAAAAGAGTTGGTAAATATTTTTAATACATCAAAATCAGGTGAGAAAAAAGTTTTAGTTGTTTTGATAAAAGGTTTTACAACTGAAGGTTTTAATATAGGTCTTATGTATTCAACTAAACAAAGTGTAGTAAAAGACCATTATACAGTTACTTTATCAATGACTCCAATTCCCAATGGAGGATTTATGTTTGAAGTTCCTAAAGATAAAATTTTTGTTATAGAAGAGGCAACTTTTGATAGTAATTTACAATATTTACTTTCAATGGGAGTAAAATCTTTAGCGGATATTTTAAATATAGAACCAAAAAATATTGAAGAGTTTCCTTCTTTAGATGAGTATCTTAAAAAGTAA
- a CDS encoding response regulator transcription factor, which produces MKILLLEDDIMLNNAIKQYLESVGHAMISTRDGKTCLDILEDNKFDLLILDINVPHVNGLTILEELNRKKKVIPTIFISALIDIEDISKAFDMGCYDYLKKPFHLKELHLRINRLLQNKVVPLQHKRLSENYSFDLETTTLYFNNEPHILPKRQLLIISLLAKNRSLVVNYDMFRTYAYEDDDIDIATIRAEVNRVKKVLKEDFIINVRGVGYMVERPN; this is translated from the coding sequence GTGAAAATACTGCTTCTTGAAGATGATATTATGTTAAATAATGCCATCAAACAATATTTAGAATCAGTAGGTCATGCAATGATTTCTACAAGAGATGGAAAGACTTGCTTAGATATTTTAGAGGATAATAAATTTGATTTATTAATATTGGATATAAATGTTCCACATGTAAATGGATTAACAATTTTAGAAGAGCTAAATAGAAAGAAAAAAGTAATTCCTACTATATTTATCTCTGCATTAATTGATATAGAAGATATATCAAAAGCTTTTGATATGGGTTGTTATGATTATTTAAAAAAACCTTTTCATTTAAAAGAGTTACACTTAAGAATAAATAGACTTTTACAAAATAAAGTCGTGCCATTGCAACATAAAAGATTATCTGAAAATTATAGTTTTGATTTAGAAACAACTACTTTGTATTTTAATAATGAACCACATATTTTACCAAAAAGACAACTTTTAATTATCTCTTTATTAGCAAAAAATAGAAGTTTGGTTGTAAATTATGATATGTTTAGAACTTATGCTTATGAAGATGATGATATTGATATAGCCACAATAAGAGCAGAAGTAAATAGAGTAAAAAAAGTTTTAAAAGAGGATTTTATTATAAATGTAAGAGGTGTTGGGTATATGGTCGAAAGACCAAATTAA
- a CDS encoding TolC family protein, with amino-acid sequence MHLVKSLNLLLISALCPFALLNAKDEDILSKDRLKQFKLSEQQVIEDSAKLQKDWINPITITYSKVDGEITDTEKTVISVNQPIFKSGGIYSAILYAKANEKYSNLDIDLQRKEMIRKAYNLLFNIHKTDLEIQKSQLVLKNAQIDIIRKKEQVLNGFLDTSYLDNAILDANTAKKNLADLKYQKKELINNFNNIASNDYKIFKLPEFSIVSKKQFMDSNLNIMKSKADIETKKELKTMTISQYLPTVSATYDFTRNHGNSSSNIVEKEVQNVGISVSMPIDVRTFNDIESSQINYLKSKLSLKTQKLEEENFFRTQMQKIETIDEKIDITKDDYKLYSSLLSTIVEEKNAGLKTKSDVDTLLNSSKVKEVELKIFKIDKQLELLELYAKLKK; translated from the coding sequence ATGCACTTGGTAAAATCTCTTAACCTTTTACTAATATCTGCACTTTGTCCTTTTGCATTATTAAATGCAAAGGATGAAGATATTCTGTCAAAAGACAGATTAAAACAGTTCAAATTAAGTGAACAACAAGTAATTGAAGATAGTGCAAAACTACAAAAAGATTGGATAAATCCAATTACAATTACTTATAGTAAAGTTGATGGAGAGATAACAGATACAGAAAAAACTGTTATTAGTGTAAATCAACCAATATTTAAAAGTGGTGGTATTTATTCTGCTATTTTATATGCAAAAGCAAATGAAAAATACTCAAATTTAGATATTGACCTTCAACGAAAAGAGATGATAAGAAAAGCATATAATCTTCTTTTCAATATCCATAAAACTGATTTAGAGATACAAAAAAGCCAACTGGTTTTAAAAAATGCACAAATTGATATTATTAGAAAAAAAGAGCAAGTACTAAATGGCTTTTTAGATACTTCTTATTTAGATAATGCAATTTTAGATGCAAATACAGCAAAAAAGAATTTAGCTGATTTAAAGTATCAAAAAAAAGAGTTGATTAATAATTTCAACAACATCGCAAGTAATGATTATAAAATCTTTAAACTTCCAGAATTTAGTATTGTTTCAAAAAAACAATTTATGGATAGCAACTTAAATATCATGAAATCAAAAGCAGATATTGAGACTAAAAAAGAGTTAAAAACTATGACAATATCTCAATACTTACCAACAGTTAGTGCGACATATGATTTTACAAGAAATCATGGAAACTCATCTTCTAATATTGTAGAAAAAGAGGTTCAAAATGTAGGTATTTCTGTATCTATGCCAATTGATGTAAGAACTTTTAATGATATTGAATCTTCACAAATAAACTATCTAAAATCAAAGTTATCTTTAAAAACTCAAAAATTAGAAGAAGAGAACTTTTTTAGAACACAAATGCAAAAAATAGAAACAATAGATGAAAAGATAGATATAACAAAAGATGATTATAAACTTTATAGCTCTTTGTTAAGCACTATTGTTGAAGAAAAAAATGCGGGATTAAAAACAAAAAGTGATGTGGATACACTTCTTAATTCATCTAAAGTAAAAGAAGTTGAATTAAAAATATTTAAAATAGATAAACAACTTGAGTTGTTAGAGTTATATGCAAAATTAAAGAAGTAA
- the pyk gene encoding pyruvate kinase translates to MTKRTKILATVGPASDSIEMIEGLIKAGANMFRLNFSHGDHEYHLQTLKNIRTAMKNLDTTVGILQDISGPKVRIGDIKEPFELHRGDVITFLKEDILGYKESNKSYVVSINYPELLDKVKEGEYIYLYDGTIRAKVIETGIEIKAKVENHGILNSRKGVNFPNTIIDIDVITKKDEKDIKWGVENKVDYFAISFVQNKKDMQNARKLLGDYKGKLIAKIEKFDAVENIDEILEVSDGLMVARGDLGIEVPYYEVPTIQKRLIKKANMACKPVITATQMLLSMTQNERATRAEISDVANAVLDGTDVVMLSEESAVGEDPINVVDTMSNIIQKTEEIYNFAKHEKFEYLDQFDVIQSTVTKLADDINAKGILALTSSGQSAIRMSRYRPHTKILTFTHKKKVLNSLTAVWGIYPIGTIKESQTTKMFQKMLKALEARDMLDKEGPYVATVGYPVGMPGSTNTIKILTKSEIEYYLNLETKK, encoded by the coding sequence ATGACAAAAAGAACAAAGATTTTAGCAACTGTAGGGCCAGCAAGTGATAGTATTGAGATGATTGAAGGGCTTATTAAAGCTGGTGCAAATATGTTTAGATTAAATTTTTCTCATGGCGACCATGAATATCATTTACAAACATTAAAAAATATTAGAACTGCTATGAAAAATTTAGATACAACAGTTGGTATTTTACAAGATATTTCGGGGCCAAAAGTAAGAATTGGTGATATTAAAGAGCCTTTTGAACTTCATAGAGGGGATGTAATAACTTTCTTAAAAGAAGATATTTTAGGATATAAAGAGAGTAATAAAAGTTATGTAGTATCTATTAATTATCCTGAACTTTTAGACAAAGTAAAAGAGGGTGAGTATATCTATTTATATGATGGAACAATTAGAGCAAAAGTTATTGAAACTGGAATTGAAATAAAAGCAAAAGTTGAAAATCATGGAATTTTAAATTCAAGAAAAGGTGTAAACTTCCCTAACACAATTATTGATATTGATGTAATTACTAAAAAAGATGAAAAAGATATCAAATGGGGTGTTGAAAATAAAGTTGATTATTTTGCAATTTCATTTGTTCAAAATAAAAAAGATATGCAAAATGCAAGAAAACTTTTAGGTGATTATAAAGGTAAATTAATTGCAAAAATTGAAAAATTTGATGCAGTTGAAAATATTGATGAAATCTTAGAAGTAAGTGATGGATTGATGGTAGCAAGGGGAGATTTAGGTATTGAAGTTCCTTATTATGAAGTACCAACTATTCAAAAAAGATTAATCAAAAAAGCAAATATGGCTTGTAAACCTGTTATTACTGCAACTCAAATGCTTTTATCAATGACTCAAAATGAAAGAGCAACAAGAGCAGAAATCTCAGACGTTGCAAATGCTGTTTTAGATGGAACAGATGTTGTAATGTTAAGTGAAGAGAGTGCAGTTGGTGAAGATCCAATAAATGTAGTTGATACAATGAGTAATATTATTCAAAAAACTGAAGAAATTTACAATTTTGCAAAACATGAAAAATTTGAGTATTTAGATCAATTTGATGTTATTCAATCAACAGTAACAAAACTTGCAGATGATATTAATGCAAAAGGTATCTTAGCTTTAACAAGTTCTGGACAATCAGCAATTAGAATGTCAAGATATAGACCACATACAAAGATTTTAACTTTTACTCATAAGAAAAAAGTATTAAATTCTTTAACTGCTGTTTGGGGAATTTATCCAATAGGAACTATAAAAGAGTCTCAAACAACTAAAATGTTCCAAAAAATGTTAAAAGCATTAGAAGCAAGAGATATGCTTGATAAAGAAGGACCATACGTAGCAACAGTTGGTTATCCAGTTGGAATGCCAGGTAGTACAAATACTATTAAAATTTTAACTAAAAGCGAGATTGAATACTATTTAAATCTTGAAACTAAGAAGTAA
- the thiS gene encoding sulfur carrier protein ThiS, with product MQLIINGETKEFSQEMSLKQIMQSLKIEDKVMAAAVNMEIIKKDDWDRFTPNDKDKLELLQFVGGG from the coding sequence ATGCAATTAATAATAAATGGTGAAACAAAAGAATTTTCACAAGAGATGTCACTAAAACAAATTATGCAATCTTTAAAAATTGAAGATAAAGTAATGGCTGCTGCTGTTAATATGGAAATTATAAAAAAAGATGATTGGGATAGATTTACTCCAAATGATAAAGATAAATTAGAGTTACTACAATTTGTAGGTGGTGGTTGA
- a CDS encoding FIST N-terminal domain-containing protein, whose amino-acid sequence MKTYNYSIDNQNIEQIINFNNLKNEKNILIQIFCGESQNKFTSILKTLTTNLPQAICIGSTTDGEIHESYVTTFNTIVSISIFKDTNINYTYVEDGNSFENGQKIAKDLITDKTKLLILFTDGIKTNGEEFLKGVESINNNTIICGGMAGDNSEFKQTYISSQNKIIKFGAVAVSLDSDILKVFNDYRFNWIPIGIEHTIDEVKENRVYSISNMNPTRFYAKYLGEDVAKHLPSTGIEFPLIIKNKSLTTARAVVKKHLDGTLSFTGNFKKGDIVKLGFGNAETIMQDPIKQIKKALDILKPETFFLYSCMARRRYMQNFIKAEIEPFSNIAPTSGFFTYAEFFHNDGYNELLNQSLTIVALSEHEEVPKNIELEHSNTNGEYARTIKALTHLIEQSAIDYDLQTQKLNKQKKYSNSLLASQKQFLRYVVHETNTPLSVIMSNIELYEMQHGKNNYISNIEVAMKNISSIYDDLSFLIKKDQLVYNKIKIDLVDYIRSRIDFFSQVASQVKSNFIVTSNCDSMPIFFNETKLQRIVDNNLTNAIKYTFEKEDIYINLVQDKDDYIFSISTHSSIIQDPKKIFEEYYREENTQEGFGLGLNLVKRVCEEENVHIEVISNENSTCFTYTFKGGQK is encoded by the coding sequence ATGAAAACATACAATTATAGTATTGATAATCAAAATATCGAACAAATAATAAATTTTAATAACTTAAAAAATGAAAAAAATATTCTTATTCAGATTTTTTGTGGTGAATCACAAAATAAATTTACTTCTATTTTAAAAACTTTGACAACAAATCTTCCTCAAGCTATTTGCATTGGTTCTACAACAGATGGAGAAATTCATGAATCATATGTAACAACTTTTAATACAATTGTTTCTATATCTATTTTTAAAGATACAAATATTAATTATACATATGTAGAAGATGGAAACTCTTTTGAAAATGGACAGAAAATTGCAAAAGATTTGATAACAGATAAAACAAAACTTCTAATTTTGTTCACAGATGGAATAAAAACAAATGGTGAAGAGTTTTTAAAAGGTGTTGAAAGTATAAATAATAATACAATCATTTGTGGTGGAATGGCTGGAGATAATAGTGAATTTAAGCAAACATATATTTCAAGCCAAAATAAAATCATAAAATTTGGTGCAGTTGCAGTTTCACTTGATTCAGATATTTTAAAAGTTTTTAATGATTATAGATTTAACTGGATTCCAATTGGAATTGAACATACTATTGATGAAGTAAAAGAAAATAGAGTTTATAGTATTTCAAATATGAATCCTACAAGATTTTATGCAAAATATTTAGGTGAAGATGTGGCAAAACATCTACCCTCAACAGGAATTGAGTTTCCATTAATTATAAAAAACAAATCTCTTACTACTGCAAGAGCCGTTGTCAAAAAACATTTAGATGGAACACTAAGTTTTACAGGTAATTTTAAAAAAGGTGATATTGTAAAACTAGGTTTTGGTAATGCTGAGACTATAATGCAAGACCCAATAAAGCAAATAAAAAAAGCCCTTGATATTTTAAAACCAGAAACTTTCTTTTTATACTCATGTATGGCAAGAAGAAGATATATGCAAAACTTTATAAAAGCAGAAATTGAACCTTTTAGTAATATTGCACCTACAAGTGGTTTTTTTACTTATGCAGAGTTTTTTCATAATGATGGATACAATGAACTTTTAAATCAATCTTTAACAATTGTAGCACTAAGTGAACATGAAGAAGTTCCTAAAAATATTGAATTAGAACATAGTAACACAAATGGAGAATATGCAAGAACAATAAAAGCCTTAACACACTTAATTGAACAATCAGCAATTGATTATGATTTGCAAACACAAAAACTAAATAAACAAAAAAAATACTCAAATAGTCTACTTGCTTCCCAAAAACAGTTCTTAAGATATGTAGTTCATGAAACAAATACTCCATTATCTGTTATTATGAGTAATATTGAATTGTATGAGATGCAACATGGCAAAAACAACTATATTTCAAATATAGAAGTAGCTATGAAAAATATCTCTTCTATTTATGATGATTTGAGTTTCTTAATTAAAAAAGACCAATTAGTTTATAATAAAATAAAAATAGATTTAGTTGATTATATAAGAAGTCGAATAGACTTTTTCTCTCAAGTTGCTTCACAAGTAAAATCAAATTTTATTGTTACATCAAATTGTGATAGTATGCCAATATTTTTCAATGAAACAAAACTTCAAAGAATTGTAGATAATAATCTAACAAATGCTATCAAATATACATTTGAAAAAGAGGATATTTATATCAATTTAGTACAAGATAAAGATGATTATATTTTTAGTATTTCAACTCATTCAAGTATTATTCAAGACCCTAAAAAGATTTTTGAAGAGTATTATAGAGAAGAGAATACCCAAGAAGGTTTTGGATTGGGACTAAACTTAGTAAAAAGAGTTTGCGAAGAAGAGAATGTACATATTGAGGTAATCTCAAATGAAAATTCAACTTGCTTTACATATACTTTCAAAGGAGGCCAAAAGTGA
- a CDS encoding SAM-dependent methyltransferase, with amino-acid sequence MNTKTTFSKYMNSWLYSDDGYYANYKQIGKQGDFFTSVSVSKFFGGAIANKIIKLIEENKLPKNSTIIEIGAHHGYLFADVIQFIYTLKPQLLNSLNFAIIERFDSLKKQQEKYLKDSFADAITLTHYKDISEVKCSNAFIFANEIFDAFACELVHTKDDKIMQAFVRNNSIIFEETKDLNIINHCKKYDISKGEICLDYETFVNNLNSSIDKFFFLTFDYGDRYPRNDFSCRVYKEHETTPIFDENINLERLYKNSDITYDVHFNYLKDLFENNNCKVEFNTQTNALINFGIIELLDILRKNSDENTYLKETQKIKMLLEPTGMGDRFKILLIEK; translated from the coding sequence ATGAATACTAAAACTACTTTTTCTAAATATATGAACTCTTGGCTATATTCAGATGATGGATATTATGCAAACTATAAACAAATAGGTAAACAGGGTGATTTTTTCACTTCTGTTTCTGTTAGTAAGTTTTTTGGTGGAGCTATTGCTAATAAAATCATCAAACTAATTGAAGAGAATAAACTTCCTAAAAATAGTACAATTATTGAAATTGGAGCTCATCATGGATATCTATTTGCAGATGTAATTCAATTTATTTATACACTTAAACCTCAACTTCTAAATAGTTTAAACTTTGCAATAATTGAAAGGTTTGATTCACTAAAGAAACAACAAGAAAAATATTTAAAAGATAGTTTTGCAGATGCAATAACACTAACTCATTATAAAGATATAAGTGAAGTAAAATGTTCAAATGCATTTATTTTTGCAAATGAGATATTTGATGCTTTTGCTTGTGAATTAGTACACACAAAAGATGATAAAATTATGCAAGCTTTTGTAAGAAACAACTCAATAATATTTGAAGAGACTAAAGATTTAAATATTATAAATCACTGTAAAAAGTATGACATTTCAAAAGGTGAAATCTGCTTAGATTACGAAACTTTTGTAAATAATCTTAACTCAAGTATTGATAAGTTTTTCTTTTTGACTTTTGATTATGGAGATAGATATCCAAGAAATGATTTTTCATGTAGAGTATATAAAGAGCATGAAACAACTCCAATTTTTGATGAAAATATAAATCTTGAGAGACTATATAAAAATAGTGATATTACTTATGATGTGCATTTTAATTATTTAAAAGATTTATTTGAAAATAACAATTGCAAAGTAGAGTTTAATACTCAAACAAATGCATTAATAAATTTTGGAATAATCGAACTACTTGATATTTTACGTAAAAATAGTGATGAAAACACATATTTAAAAGAGACTCAAAAAATAAAAATGTTGTTAGAACCAACAGGAATGGGAGATAGATTTAAGATACTACTTATAGAAAAGTAG
- a CDS encoding aldehyde dehydrogenase family protein yields the protein MIHSRPTFKKQYENFIGGEWIAPKSGEYFENLSPVDGEPLTMIPRSNEEDVNLAVAAAQKAFDSYKHTSVVERSKMLNKVADAIEANLEALAVAETLDNGKTVRETLNADLPLVVDHFRYFASVIRGEAGTVADLDENTVSQEIKEPYGVVAQIIPWNFPLLMAAWKLAPALAAGNCIVMKPASATPMSILLLMETIQDVLPKGTINVINGAGGKIGKALSTHPDVKKVAFTGETTTGQLIMKYATENIIPSTLELGGKSPNIFFESIMDADDEFFDKAIEGLVLFAFNSGEVCTCPSRALIQESIYEPFMKRVLERVAKITQDNPLDESNMMGAQASVNQKEKILEYIKIGKEEGAECLIGGEEYTSGTFPKGNYIKPTIFKGNNKMRIFQEEIFGPVLAVTTFKDEEEAIAIANDTVYGLGSGLWSRNAHQLHKVSRAIEAGRVWVNCYHIYPSHASFGGYKKSGIGRETHMMMLNSYRQNKNILTSYDTKALGFF from the coding sequence ATGATACATTCAAGACCGACATTTAAGAAACAATATGAAAATTTTATTGGGGGAGAATGGATTGCTCCAAAAAGTGGAGAATACTTTGAAAATCTTTCGCCTGTTGATGGTGAACCATTAACTATGATTCCTAGATCAAATGAAGAAGATGTTAATTTAGCAGTGGCGGCTGCACAAAAAGCATTTGATTCATATAAACATACTTCTGTTGTAGAAAGAAGTAAAATGTTAAATAAAGTTGCAGATGCAATTGAAGCAAATTTAGAAGCTCTTGCAGTTGCAGAAACTTTAGATAATGGTAAAACAGTTAGAGAGACTTTAAATGCTGATTTACCTCTAGTAGTTGATCACTTTAGATATTTCGCTTCTGTAATTAGAGGTGAAGCTGGAACTGTTGCTGATTTAGATGAAAATACAGTTTCTCAAGAAATTAAAGAACCTTATGGTGTTGTTGCACAAATTATTCCTTGGAATTTCCCTTTATTAATGGCAGCTTGGAAATTAGCTCCTGCCTTAGCAGCTGGAAATTGTATTGTAATGAAACCAGCAAGTGCTACTCCTATGTCAATTTTACTTTTAATGGAAACAATTCAAGATGTATTACCAAAAGGTACTATTAATGTTATTAATGGTGCAGGGGGAAAAATTGGTAAAGCATTATCAACTCATCCAGATGTAAAAAAAGTAGCATTTACAGGTGAAACAACAACTGGTCAATTAATTATGAAATATGCAACTGAAAATATTATTCCTTCAACACTTGAACTTGGTGGTAAATCTCCAAATATCTTCTTTGAATCAATTATGGATGCTGATGATGAATTCTTTGATAAAGCAATTGAAGGTTTAGTTCTATTTGCATTTAACTCTGGTGAAGTTTGTACTTGTCCATCAAGAGCATTAATCCAAGAGTCTATTTATGAACCATTTATGAAAAGAGTATTAGAAAGAGTTGCGAAAATTACTCAAGATAATCCACTTGATGAATCAAATATGATGGGTGCACAAGCATCTGTTAACCAAAAAGAGAAAATTTTAGAATATATCAAAATTGGTAAAGAAGAAGGTGCTGAGTGCCTAATTGGTGGAGAAGAGTATACAAGTGGAACTTTCCCTAAAGGTAACTATATCAAACCAACTATCTTTAAAGGTAACAACAAAATGAGAATCTTCCAAGAAGAGATTTTTGGACCTGTTCTTGCAGTAACAACTTTTAAAGATGAAGAAGAAGCAATTGCAATTGCAAATGATACAGTTTATGGACTAGGTTCTGGTTTATGGTCAAGAAATGCACACCAATTACATAAAGTAAGTAGAGCTATTGAAGCTGGTAGAGTATGGGTGAATTGTTACCATATTTATCCTTCACATGCATCATTTGGTGGATATAAAAAATCAGGAATTGGTAGAGAAACTCATATGATGATGTTAAACTCTTATAGACAAAATAAAAATATTTTAACTTCATATGATACAAAAGCTTTAGGTTTCTTTTAA
- a CDS encoding DUF779 domain-containing protein — translation MEVKRVKVTQKAKEVVEMLKQKHGELVFNQSGGCCDGTAPMCYEKDDFYVPSRNVKLGEICGCEFFIDKDQFEYFRHSEITVDVKEESAAFGNSFSLEIDYGYQFITKSRIFTDEEYKQLEENES, via the coding sequence ATGGAAGTAAAAAGAGTAAAAGTAACACAAAAAGCAAAAGAAGTTGTAGAAATGTTAAAACAAAAACATGGTGAACTTGTTTTTAATCAAAGTGGTGGTTGTTGTGATGGTACTGCTCCAATGTGTTATGAAAAAGATGATTTTTATGTACCTAGTAGAAATGTAAAATTAGGTGAAATTTGTGGTTGTGAATTCTTTATTGATAAAGACCAATTTGAATACTTTAGACACTCTGAAATTACAGTTGATGTAAAAGAAGAGAGTGCTGCATTTGGTAATTCATTCTCTTTAGAAATAGATTATGGATATCAGTTTATTACAAAATCTAGAATTTTTACTGATGAAGAGTATAAGCAATTAGAAGAAAATGAGTCTTAA
- a CDS encoding YraN family protein — protein MSKQKGDLAENKAVLFLESKNYKIVQRNFYAKKLGEIDIICKKDNTYHFIEVKSANDYETAINNITKSKLSKLKRSINYYLQLNNLDVAFCIDAIIVIDEDIEHLENITF, from the coding sequence TTGAGTAAACAAAAAGGTGATTTAGCTGAGAATAAAGCAGTTTTATTTTTAGAATCAAAAAACTATAAAATTGTTCAAAGAAACTTTTATGCTAAAAAATTAGGTGAGATTGATATCATTTGTAAAAAAGATAATACATATCACTTTATAGAAGTTAAATCAGCAAATGACTATGAAACTGCCATAAATAATATTACAAAAAGCAAATTATCAAAATTAAAAAGAAGTATTAATTACTATTTACAACTTAATAATTTAGATGTTGCTTTTTGTATAGATGCTATTATTGTGATTGATGAAGATATTGAGCATCTAGAAAATATTACTTTTTAA